One Xyrauchen texanus isolate HMW12.3.18 chromosome 2, RBS_HiC_50CHRs, whole genome shotgun sequence genomic window carries:
- the LOC127659747 gene encoding arf-GAP domain and FG repeat-containing protein 1-like isoform X1: MSNRKHRDNQEICSRKVRELAQTGVNKHCFECNQPGVTYIDITVGCFVCTSCSGMLRGLNPPHRVKSISMTTFSQQEVEFLQNHGNEVGRRTWLCTFDSKADGCFDVRDMQKLKEFLQDKYERKKWHFTKSKIRRDAETPWGPGVQAVPAPYGSAQSQPPPGLHSNSTARPTRTLSQLSIWDRAPCVSPADSRPEVFTARPTRSQSFRDHPIKDTLLSGVERQRPGTISSGLGHQSHLSSFPALPRPSASCTFKNSFTLGRTLSTGGGAPFRPFPKSLSLDFGGLSHAHNPLSSASLPPVTQDKYAALSQLDKVFPDNTTVTDEPICSYKLFVAISTTPSDGPPQYSTLFGNRLPSSSTPASSPCVPEATSGSQTFANSPNPFNSTASCTQSVLSPSNPFNSTSTDDASLAVFPQSVSFPAPNTQSAFSHQQSSNQEVNGFSSFSVPESIPKVPRPMSVNPFTGNVYPSRGASLNPFI, from the exons ATGTCGAACAGAAAGCACCGGGACAACCAGGAGATATGCTCCCGCAAGGTCCGGGAGCTCGCCCAGACGGGAGTGAACAAGCACTGCTTCGAGTGCAATCAGCCCGGAGTGACTTACATCGATATCACCGTGGGCTGCTTCGTATGCACATCATGCTCTGGAATGCT GAGAGGGCTCAACCCACCACACAGAGTTAAGTCTATTTCCATGACAACCTTCTCCCAACAGGAAGTGGAGTTTTTGCAAAACCACGGTAACGAG GTTGGAAGGAGGACTTGGCTCTGCACATTTGACTCAAAAGCAGATGGCTGTTTTGATGTTCGTGACATGCAGAAACTGAAAGAGTTCCTCCAGGACAAGTATGAGAGAAAGAAATG GCATTTCACTAAAAGCAAGATTCGCAGGGATGCAGAGACGCCGTGGGGCCCAGGAGTTCAGGCTGTTCCAGCTCCATACGGATCCGCTCAGAGTCAGCCTCCACCTGGACTCCACTCCAACTCCACAGCCCGGCCCACTCGTACATTG TCCCAGTTGTCAATATGGGACAGGGCTCCTTGTGTGTCTCCAGCTGATAGCCGTCCAGAGGTGTTTACTGCCAGACCAACTCGCTCACAGAGCTTCAGAGACCATCCCATTAAAG aCACATTGTTAAGTGGAGTGGAGAGACAGAGACCAGGGACAATTTCTTCAGGATTAGGACACCAGAGTCACCTCTCCTCCTTCCCCGCCCTTCCACGTCCTTCAG CAAGTTGCACTTTCAAAAACAGCTTTACTTTAG GTCGCACTCTGTCAACTGGGGGTGGAGCTCCATTTAGACCCTTCCCTAAATCACTGAGTTTGGACTTTGGTGGTCTAAGCCACGCCCACAACCCTCTAAGTTCTGCTTCTCTGCCCCCTGTCACTCAGGATAAGTATGCAGCCTTGTCACAGCTTGACAAGGTGTTCCCGGACAACACAACTGTCACAG ATGAGCCAATTTGTTCTTATAAACTTTTTGTAGCTATTTCAACAACTCCCTCTGATGGACCCCCTCAGTATAGCACCCTCTTTGGAAACCGGTTACCCTCAAGTTCAACCCCTGCGAG ctCCCCATGTGTTCCAGAGGCCACCTCTGGATCTCAAACTTTTGCAA ATTCCCCAAACCCCTTCAATTCTACAGCCAGTTGCACCCAGTCTGTTCTGTCTCCCAGTAACCCCTTCAACAGCACATCCACAG ATGATGCCTCCTTAGCAGTCTTTCCTCAGTCTGTCTCTTTTCCTGCACCAAACACCCAAAGTGCTTTTTCACACCAACAGTCTAGTAACCAGGAAGTGAATG gTTTCAGCTCATTTTCTGTCCCTGAGTCCATCCCTAAAGTCCCACGACCAATGTCTGTCAACCCTTTTACA GGGAATGTTTACCCTAGCAGAGGAGCATCACTGAATCCTTTCATCTAA
- the LOC127659747 gene encoding arf-GAP domain and FG repeat-containing protein 1-like isoform X2 translates to MSNRKHRDNQEICSRKVRELAQTGVNKHCFECNQPGVTYIDITVGCFVCTSCSGMLRGLNPPHRVKSISMTTFSQQEVEFLQNHGNEVGRRTWLCTFDSKADGCFDVRDMQKLKEFLQDKYERKKWHFTKSKIRRDAETPWGPGVQAVPAPYGSAQSQPPPGLHSNSTARPTRTLSQLSIWDRAPCVSPADSRPEVFTARPTRSQSFRDHPIKDTLLSGVERQRPGTISSGLGHQSHLSSFPALPRPSASCTFKNSFTLGRTLSTGGGAPFRPFPKSLSLDFGGLSHAHNPLSSASLPPVTQDKYAALSQLDKVFPDNTTVTAISTTPSDGPPQYSTLFGNRLPSSSTPASSPCVPEATSGSQTFANSPNPFNSTASCTQSVLSPSNPFNSTSTDDASLAVFPQSVSFPAPNTQSAFSHQQSSNQEVNGFSSFSVPESIPKVPRPMSVNPFTGNVYPSRGASLNPFI, encoded by the exons ATGTCGAACAGAAAGCACCGGGACAACCAGGAGATATGCTCCCGCAAGGTCCGGGAGCTCGCCCAGACGGGAGTGAACAAGCACTGCTTCGAGTGCAATCAGCCCGGAGTGACTTACATCGATATCACCGTGGGCTGCTTCGTATGCACATCATGCTCTGGAATGCT GAGAGGGCTCAACCCACCACACAGAGTTAAGTCTATTTCCATGACAACCTTCTCCCAACAGGAAGTGGAGTTTTTGCAAAACCACGGTAACGAG GTTGGAAGGAGGACTTGGCTCTGCACATTTGACTCAAAAGCAGATGGCTGTTTTGATGTTCGTGACATGCAGAAACTGAAAGAGTTCCTCCAGGACAAGTATGAGAGAAAGAAATG GCATTTCACTAAAAGCAAGATTCGCAGGGATGCAGAGACGCCGTGGGGCCCAGGAGTTCAGGCTGTTCCAGCTCCATACGGATCCGCTCAGAGTCAGCCTCCACCTGGACTCCACTCCAACTCCACAGCCCGGCCCACTCGTACATTG TCCCAGTTGTCAATATGGGACAGGGCTCCTTGTGTGTCTCCAGCTGATAGCCGTCCAGAGGTGTTTACTGCCAGACCAACTCGCTCACAGAGCTTCAGAGACCATCCCATTAAAG aCACATTGTTAAGTGGAGTGGAGAGACAGAGACCAGGGACAATTTCTTCAGGATTAGGACACCAGAGTCACCTCTCCTCCTTCCCCGCCCTTCCACGTCCTTCAG CAAGTTGCACTTTCAAAAACAGCTTTACTTTAG GTCGCACTCTGTCAACTGGGGGTGGAGCTCCATTTAGACCCTTCCCTAAATCACTGAGTTTGGACTTTGGTGGTCTAAGCCACGCCCACAACCCTCTAAGTTCTGCTTCTCTGCCCCCTGTCACTCAGGATAAGTATGCAGCCTTGTCACAGCTTGACAAGGTGTTCCCGGACAACACAACTGTCACAG CTATTTCAACAACTCCCTCTGATGGACCCCCTCAGTATAGCACCCTCTTTGGAAACCGGTTACCCTCAAGTTCAACCCCTGCGAG ctCCCCATGTGTTCCAGAGGCCACCTCTGGATCTCAAACTTTTGCAA ATTCCCCAAACCCCTTCAATTCTACAGCCAGTTGCACCCAGTCTGTTCTGTCTCCCAGTAACCCCTTCAACAGCACATCCACAG ATGATGCCTCCTTAGCAGTCTTTCCTCAGTCTGTCTCTTTTCCTGCACCAAACACCCAAAGTGCTTTTTCACACCAACAGTCTAGTAACCAGGAAGTGAATG gTTTCAGCTCATTTTCTGTCCCTGAGTCCATCCCTAAAGTCCCACGACCAATGTCTGTCAACCCTTTTACA GGGAATGTTTACCCTAGCAGAGGAGCATCACTGAATCCTTTCATCTAA